The following nucleotide sequence is from Brachyspira suanatina.
TGTTGACGGACATAATGAAAAAGAACTTGAAGAAGTATTTGCTAAAAAGGTATTCGGTAAACCTAAATGCGTAATTGCTAAAACAGTTAAAGGTAAAGGAGTTTCATTTATGGAAAATGCTGTAGGCTGGCATGGAAAAGCTCCTAATAAAGAAGAATATGAAAAAGCTATGGAAGAGTTGAACAAACTTGATTAATTAAAATTATAAACATTAAGGAATAAATATTATGGAAAAAAAAGCAATAAGAAATGCTTATGGTGAGGCTTTAAAACGTCTCGGAGAAATAAATAAAAATGTTGTAGTTTTAGATGCTGATTTATCCGGTTCTACTATGACAAAACTTTTTAAATCTGCTTTCCCTGATAGATTTTTCAATATGGGAATAGCTGAACAAAATATGATAGGCGCAGCTGCCGGACTTGCTATTGAAGGTAAAATACCTTTTGCATCTACTTTCGCTATGTTTGGTGCAGGAAGAGCTTTTGAAATTATTAGAAACTCTATTTGTTATCCTAAATTAAATGTTAAAGTGGCAGTTACTCATGCTGGTATATCAGTTGGAGAAGATGGGGCAAGCCATCAAAGTATTGAAGATATATCTTTAATGCGTTCTATACCAAATATGACTGTAATTGTTCCTTGTGATGCTGTTGAGGCTGAAAAGGCTGTATTTGCTGCAGCTGAATTTGACGGACCATGTTATTTAAGAATGGCAAGACCTGCTACTAATATAATAACAAATCAAGATACTCCATTCAAAATTGGAAAAGCTAATGTATTAAGAGAAGGTAAAGATGTATGTATATTTGCATGCGGAATAGTTGTAGCAGAAGCTTTAGAAGCAGCTCAAATGGCTGAAAAAGATGGTATATCTGTAACAGTTGTTGATATTCATACTATAAAGCCTATAGACAGAGAAATCATTGTAGAAATGGCCAAGAAACATAAAAAACTTATTAGTGTTGAAGAGCATTCTATAATAGGAGGACTTGGTTCTGCTATATCAGAAGTTTTGACAGACGAATATCCTGCTAATCTTATAAGGATTGGAATGAAAGATACTTTCGGCGAATCAGGAACAGTTGAAGAACTTATTTGTAAATATGGTCTTGATGCTAAATCTATTTATAATATAGTTAAATAATTAATAAATTGATTATAATAAAAAAAAGGAGAGTATTAAAATTACTCTCCTTTTTATATATTAAATATATTACACAATATTATTTTAAATTGAATTTAAACATTTCTTTCAATTTATTTCTGCATCCGCCGCATTCTGTACCAGCTTTAGTATGTTTTACGAGTTCTTTTAGTGTTTTTATGCCATGTTCTTTTTCTAAATATTTTATTTCCTCAATGGAAAGCTCTTTACATTTGCATATAAAATCATTATTTGACAATTTAGATATCTCCGATTTTATTATTGATTTTTTATACTTAATATTTTTCCTGTTTTTTTGTATTCTTCCAATAAATCTTTGATATCTCCTCTGCAGCTCCAGCATGTAATTCCTGCTTTTGTATGATGCATAACTTCTTCAAGTGTAGTATAGTTATTTTCTTTAATTGCATCAATAACTTCTTTATATTTTATATTTTTACAAAAGCATATAGTGCTATTTAAATTCTTTTCAAACATAAATTTTCTCCCATATTAATAATTGATTTATTTTAACAATATTAGTAAATAAAATCAATACATCTTTATTAGTATAATTTCATATTTTAAAGAATTTATCGAAAGCAAACCATAATTGTAATGTTATTATACCATATAGTATTAAACCTAATCCAAGTACAACGCTAACATAAACAGCACCAAGTATAGGATTGAAAGTTAAAATTATTCCTGCGATCAAAGTAAGTATTCCGCTGAACATAGAAAGTCCCCATTGATTATATCCAAACTTTTTAAGTTCAATAGAAGAAGATATTGCTACAACACCTCTTACTATTACAAAGAAAGCAGCCATATAAGGTACAAATGCACCGCTTATTTGTAGATTAGAAATAATTATAATACCGCATATTGTTGATACTATACCATCTAATAAAATTAAAGTAGAACCTGATTTATCTCTTAAACTAAAGTAATAGAATATAGCACTTATTCCAGAGAATATTGTTAAAAATCCTATTATATAAGCTAACATTAAAACAGTTTCTATTGGATTAAATAATGTAGCTATTCCTGATATTATTAATAGAATGCCAAAAATGAGCCATAGAACTCTTCCTAATTTTCCCATATAAAAAACTCCTTTATTTTATAAATATTAATTTATATATGATAATAAAATGTATAAAAAAATCAATATAAAAATCTGCAGTATTTTTAAATTAATTTTTTATTGAAATTATTTTAATGTTAATTGTTCCGATAATATTTGCAAATGGATAATAATGAAGAATTAGAAATAGTGCATACACCTGTTATGCTTAAAGAAGTTTTGAGTTTCATACCAGAGAATGCCAAAATTGCTGTTGATGCCACATTAGGTGAGGGCGGACATACTAAGGCAATGCTTGATTTAAATCTTGAAGTTCATAGTTTTGAAAGAGATTCAGCCATTCTTGAAATAGCTAAAAAAAGACTTAAAAATTATGATAAATTCCATTACTATAATAATACTTATGATAAAATGATGGAAGAGCTTGATGATAGTATAATTGGAAATGTTAATTTTATGCTTTATGATTTGGGTGTGTCTTTATTTCATTTCAAAAAAGCTGAAAGAGGTTTTTCTTTTAAAGATAATGTAAGACTTGATATGAGGCTTGGACTAAATGAAAAAAGTGCTTATGATGTTATAAATGGATATAGTGAAGAAGAGTTGGAAAGAATATTTAGAGATTACGGAGAAATTAACAATGCCAGAAAAATGGCAAATATTATAATAAAAGAGCGAAATAGAAGAAAAATAGAGACTTCAAGAGAATTAGAAAATATAATATTTCATAATACTGATAAAGCTCAAAGATATGGCAAAATTCACCCTGCAACTTTAGTTTTTCAGGCTATAAGAATAGAAGTTAATGATGAGCTTAATATACTTGAAAAATCAATAATGAATATACCTTCTATACTCAAAGAAAATGGAGTAGTTGTTGTGATGAGCTATCATTCTTTAGAGGATAGAATAATAAAAAGATTTTTTAAAGAAAATGAGAAAACTAAGAATAAAGACGGTATATTTAAACTTCTAAATAATAAAGTTAAACTTCCGACAAATGAAGAAATAAAATCTAATCCTGCAAGCAGAAGTGCTAAGATGAGAATAGCTCAAAAGGTATAATGTGGAGATAAAAACATGAATGATAAGAATCAAAATATGGATAAAAAAGAAAGGAAAACTTATTCTATAGGTTCTCTTTTTATAGTAATAATATTATTTGTAATAGTTATAAGTATTTTTACCTTTGCAAGAAATGTTAAAGCTAATGAAATAGTTGTAGAATTATCAAAATTAGATAATGAAATAGAACGTTTGGAAAAAGAGGTTAAGGTACTTAGTGCTGAGGAAGCAGAATACTCATCTCCTAATAGGTTCATAGAAACAGCTATAATAAACGGATTTACTTCTGTAAGCGGCGATAAAAATGATATACTTTATCTAAAAATAGAAGATCAAAATAATAATCAATAATTATTTGTATTATCAGTTTTCTTTTTTTCTATTTGTGCTATTAATGCTTTATCTAATTCTTTAGCACTATTATATCCCATCTGCTTTAATCTGTAATTTTTAGCAGCGGTTTCTATAAGTATGCATACATTTCTTCCAGAACGAACAGGTATTTTTTGATAAGGTACTTCTGTATTTAATATACTGTAAGTTTTATCAAATAATCCCATTCTATCGTATTGTTCATCATCTTTCCAATGTTCAAGTTCTATTATTAAATCAAGCCTTTTTTTATCTCTTATAGCACTCATACCTGAAAGTCTGCTTATATCAACTACTCCTATTCCGCGTACTTCCATATTATGTTTTATATATTCGTTTTTTCTTCCAATTATTCTGCCATCTTTTAATTTTTTAAATTCAACTATATCATCTGATATGAGTCTATGACCTTTTGATATAAGTTCTAAAGTAGCTTCACTCTTTCCAACACCGCTTTTACCTAAAATTAAAACTCCTACTCCAAAGACTTCTACTAATCCTCCATGTATAGTGAAAGATTCAACGAATTCTTCTTCTATTAAGGCTTCTATTCCTCTAATCATATCGGATGTTTTTAATTCGCTTATTATTACGCAAATATTATTTTTTTTAGCTATTTCTATAAATGATTCAGGAGGATTTATATTGTAAGTGAATATGCATATAGGTATTTTATAACTAAGCATTTCTTCAAATACATCTATTTTATTTTCTTCATCTAAAGTGATAATATAATTAGCCTCACCTTTTCCTAATATTTGTATTCTTTGATAGGCAAAGTCTTTGAAATATTTGAATAATGCCATACCAGGTCTATTTATATCATAACCTAGTATGTCATTTTCCATTCCTATAAGACCTGTTAAACGTCTTATTTTTAGAGTATTATTTTTTAATTCATTAAGTTCTAAGAATTTAGATACGCTTATTTTAGGCATTATATTTTCATTTCCTCTTTAGCAATGAGTTCCATAATCTCTTCAGGTTTTTCAACATTTATCAGTTTTTCTAAGAAATGAGGATTGTCTCTTAATATTTTAGCTATTGCAGTAAGTACTTTTAAATTCTCGCTTGCTGAAGTTTTTGGTGCTAGAAGCATAAAGACCGCAAATACTTTTTTCTTATCTACAGATTTATAATTTATTCCGTTTTTAATGGTTGCTACACTAAGCACAATACTTTTTACGGCATCTGTTTTAGCATGAGGTATTGCTATACCATTTCCAACACCCGTACTCATTAATTGCTCTCTAGCCATAATAGCATGTTCAGCATCGTTTTTATTGAGAAGTAATTTACATTCATCTAATCGCTCAACCATTTTAGAGAGAAGACGCTCTTTCTCGGTTTCCTGAACATCTATCATTATAGAATCTTTATTTATGTAATCTATTAAACTCATTATCAAACCCTCCAAAATGGTTAATTATATAATAAATAAATTAAATATCAAACATTCTTATTAGAACAAATGAATTATCAGATTCTTTATATAAAGCCTCTGCTTGTTCTGTTATGCTGCTTATATAAACAACAAATTTTTTATCAGTGTTTTCTGTAAGATAATTTACAGCTTCACTTACATTATATTCTTTTATCAAATAGTTTTCGCTTTTACTTGCATCTATATGATTATCAGGAGTTACACTTACTTCATCGATGTTCCAATATTCTTCATCTTTATTGTATATTTCAAGTACTTTATTGTCATTGCCTTTAAACAAGAATACAGGGAATTTTCCTATTTTTATGCTGAATAAATCTTCACCCTGTTTAATAGGTAAATAAGCCATATAAGGTTTTTTATCGCTATTAAAGTGTAATACAGCATCAAGCTCATCTAAAGGTTTTTCGTATATTCCTACAGAATTGATTGAATAAGCATCATCATCATCTTCTGCCTGTACTGATTTATCTACAACAGCTCTTTGACTTCTGTCTATATTTCTTTCTTTTGATTTTCTTATTTCTCTTTCTATCTTTTGAAACATAGCATCTATTGCTACATATAAATCTTTTTCTTTTTCTTTATCATGAAATACTTTTTTACCAAAAGCTATAGTGCCTTGTACAGTATATTCACCATGCATATAGTCGCAGATAATATTGGCGTCTATTATTCTATCAGCATGTATTTTGATATTTTGCATCTTATTTGCTATATGTTCCCTAACATTTTTAGTGATTCTTACGTTCTTTCCAATGATATTTTGATGCATAAAATCTCCTTTTGTTTTATCTGTTTCTTGATGAAAAAATATTCATACTTTTTCTATATTTAGCTACGGTTCTTCTTGAAATATCAATACCTTCGCTTTTAAGTATGAGTCTGATTTTTTCATCACTTAGTTTTGCCTGAGAGTTTTCTATAATTCTTTTTATAATTTCTTTAACGCCTCTAGAACCAAGCCCGCCATTTACAGCCCTAGAGAAAAAATATTTTATAGAAAATGTACCCCAAACAGTGTTAAGATACTTGCCATTAGCTATTCTACTTATAGTGGATTCGCTTAAATTCACCTCCAAAGACATATCTTTTAAAGTTAATGGCTTCATAAACTCTTTTCCATACTCAAAGAAATTTATCTGAAATTTAAGCAAAGCTTCGCCTATTTTTAATAAAGTTTTTTTCCTATCATTAGATGCATTTATAAGGCTTTCAGCTTCTTTCTTTTTTTCTTTTAAAAAGTTTATGTTATCTTTACTTTCCTCTCTATCTAATAGTTTAATATATTTTTTGCTAATTTTCAAGTGGGGGATAAAAGTTTCATCTGTTTTTACTATCCAATGATCATTTTCTTTAAAAATAAATAGTTCAGGTACTATATACTTAACAGCTGATGTATCATATTCTCTGGCAGGGTAGGGTTCTAATGTTTGTATTAATCTTAAGGCTTTTAATACTGTATTAACTTCGATATTTAAATTTAAAGCTATTTTATCATAATTCTTTTTTGATAATTCATCTAAATAATTTTCTACAATATTTATTGCTGTATCATATATCTCTTTATCTTCAGTTTCTTTTTTTTTCATCTTTAATTGTATGGAAAGACATTCGTTAATGTTTTTAGCGGCAACTCCGTAAGGATCAAATGTTTTTATTATAGAAATTATTTTATCTATTTGCTTTATATCAGCATTTAGTATATTTGATATCTCATCACTTTCAATAGTTAAATATCCGTCTTCATTTATAAAACTGCATATTTGTTCTGCAAGCTCTATTTCTTTTTTATCATCAAAGGTAATATCTATTTGGCTTTTTAAATGAGAAAATAAACTTTCTTTATTATTTTCTACTGTGTTTTCTATTATAGAATTAATATCGCTTGATGCCGATGAAGAAGACTTTGAATAATTATCATTAAAGTCATATTCCAAAAATGGATTTTCTTCCATTGCTTTTTGTATTTTTTCTTTAAGCTCTATAGCAGGCAATGCTATAACATCAAGCCATACTCTAGTTTGATAATTGAGTCTTAAATCATTTTTTATTGCAGTTCTTATAGAAGTATTTGCTGATAAAGAATTATTAATCATAAAAACCTAAAGATAAATAATAAATCATTGTACTGATAAATCTTCTTTCTATATCAAAAGGAGAAATCACTCTTCCGAATTTATTATATTTTTCTAATTCATAAAATTTTATACTATCTATTATCATGTCTTCATCAGATATACTGCAGTTAATTTCGCATATTATTTTTAAAACATTATCTGCCATATAGTAAGATACATATTCATCATAATATTCTGTTTTCATATCCAATTCTTTAGATAATTTTTCCATATATTCTAATGATAATTTTTGACCTTTTAGAGAGATTATAGAATCATTTTCAACATCATTATCTTTTAATATATATCTTTTTATTTTTATTTGTTCTACAGGCTGATTTATTTCATAGAGCTCTAATTGATAAGTCCAAATTTTCTGATAATCTTCATCATTATCAATAGGGTGATATAAACTTATATAATATTTTATATTTTTAGGAAGCTCATATAAATCTTCATCTATTGAAATTAAAGAACCGTCTTCCATATATCTGAAGCATTCTATTAGATTATTATCTTCATCATATACTCCCCAAACAAATGCAAGAGTAAAATATTGCATTACAGGATTCTCTACAAATACTTCAAAGAAAGTTTCATAATCCCATTTTCTGCCGTTAAACATTACTTTTCTAAGTTTATCTGTTTGATATGATATAATAGCTTTTAATGAATTTCTTATATATATTAAATCTTTTTTAGCTTCTGCTACTACTCTTTCATCATCACCTTCTATAGCATCCGGAAGTTCTTTTAATATTTTATGATTTTCATTATCTATTATTTCTAAATAGGAATCGCTTAATAATTGAAGAGTTAATTTTTGTTTGCCGTAATTGATTACTTTATTTCTTTCAACATTGAATCCTAAATTAGGAAGAACTTTATCGAATAAATTATCAATAGGTATATTCAAACATTCAGCAGCTTTTTCAAAAGAACCTATTGCAGAATTTTTTACTATTTTATTATTAGATGTATATATAATATTATTTATTATCATTAAGGCAAATTTTTCACCATTCATTGCTATTGCAGGTATTATATATGCTGCCAGAGATGATTGAAAATTCTCCTGCCAATATTCTATCTTATCATATAAATTAACTATCTGACTATAATCAGCATAAATACAATAAGGCAGAATAATATTTTTTTTGCTTTCATCGCAATTATTATCATTCCAATATTTATATATATTTTCAAATGTATTTCTTATAGAATTCATATCAAATAAATCTATCATTCTGTCTATATCTTTTATTCTATAAGGTTCTTTTAGAAGCATATATTCTAATAGTATATATTTTATAATTTTTACAGGAACTTTAGTATTTTTATCATTTCTTAAAACAGCATTAGATATTAAAGATTCATCTATAAAGTCAATTAGATATTCGTAATTTTCTTCATAATAATCATCTATATACTGATTTATATCATCCAAAGTTTTAAATTTAAATCCTTTTCTTCTGTAATTCCATTTTTTTATTATCTTTTTTAATTCAAACTGCACATCCTCTCTATATGCATGTATGCTGTTTTCAACATAAGCTCTGGAATTATATTCATCTTCTTCTATTAAGTTTAAAGCACACTTTATAATTTCTTTATTTTTTAAATGAAGTACATAGCAAATTGCAGAATAGTTTGTGAATCCTGCTTTATCTTTTTTATATAGAAGTTCTAAGAAATCTATTAAAGCATAACTCTTATATGAAGCTGCTTTCAAAAATGTTTTATCATGAAACATTTCTACTGTATAATCAGAATTTTTATTAACTAGTTGTAATATATATTTTGTGCTGAAAATATAAATAGGGTAGGTATATAGATATGTTATTATTAAGTCTTTTAAATCTAAATCATACCCTTGCAAATAATCTAATATCTCTTTTAATTTAATATTATAAAATTCTTTTCTATCTTTAATCATTAATGGTATAGCTAAATTATACGGCAATGATTTTAATAAAGCTCGAACAACTTTTCTTGCTTTTTCATTATAATCATACATAAGGACTATTATTTTTGTTGTAAATATTAATGTACTGCTGAGATTAACAGATAAATCATATTTATCTATAATTTTGTTTTCCAATAATTCAAATATATTTTCAGATTTTATATCGTATATTTTTTCTAATTCTTTTTTTATATTTTCTATGAAATAATCTATGCTATTATCAAGCACTGCAGCATCAGCATTATTATCTTTAGCATTCAAAAGAACACAATTTAATACAGCCTTTATCTCTATAATATATGGTATATCAACTTCTTTTAATATATTATAAAGTTTATAAAATGATTCTTTATCATTGTTGTATAGATTTTTTATCCCTTCAAATACTTTATTTGAATTTGTTGATAAATTTGTATCTAAATATTTTATAAGAAATATTAAATATTTTGGTATATTAAAATCAGTAAGATCATGTATGAATTCATCAAAACTCTTATTTTCAAATTTTTCGCTGTAATTTTTCCTAGTTAAGAAAAATAATTTTATCATATATGCTAAGTTTATAAATAAATATTTATTTTCATTTAACATGTCATTTTCTATTAATTCTATGAATCTTTTTGATATATTATTATCTATATTTACAATAACAAAAAGCGAAAGTATAGAATCTAAGTAATTTACTTTTTTTGAATATTCTAATATTAAAGATATTTTATTGTAATCTCCAAGATATATCTTTATAGTTAAAGCCATCAAAGCTATTAATATATTATCTCCGTATTCTTCAATAATATCATATATATTTGATGAGCATATATTATCTATATATTCTTCTGTTTCTTTTGGGAAATATTTTTTTGCATAGTAATAATATATAAGAATGTTAATTTTAGCATTCATTATTTCATTTGATATATGATTTGTATTGTATGTATATTTTTTGTATTCTCTATTCCAATCATTAATTTTTTTTGTAGATACACATTTTAAGAATGCTTCTTTGATGTTCATACCGGATATTATATTAATAATAAGCATTTCAAAAATATATATATTTTCTATTTTTTGCATAGATATAACTTTAAATAATCTAATTAAACTTTCATTTTGCTTATCATTGATATATAGATCTAATAGATTTGAATATATTGAACGATTATTTGAAATAGTCAGGTTTATTTCTTCCGTATCGAAATTTATATTATCATTTTCATTATTGACATATTTTTTTATATTGTCTATATATGGATGATTTTTAAAAATATCATCTATATAACTGTCTATAATACTCATAAGAAATAACCCTAAAAAGATAATAGATACTATACCATATTTTGAAAAAAAAATGAATAATAAAAATATAATAAATTAGTCTATTATGAATATAACCTTACAGTTTTTTATAGCATTTTTTAGGTTAGGGCTGCTCATAATTATACTTGCATCCTCATTTCCTATAACTAAATCGCTTGCAAATCTTCCTCTTGATCTCCATGCTACAATGTTATATGGTTTTTTTCCTATTGTATTTGTAATATTTTGATTTGTAAGAAAAGAATTTGTAGAATATGTAATATATCCATTTGTAGAAGCAATGTTTTTATTTATATAAGCTAAACTATATATTTCATTACCATCTTCATCATATACTGTAGGAAATAATGAAGGTATGAAACCAATATTTCTTGCATCTATAACAAGACTATCATAATCTGTGCCAGCATCAAAATATGTTACTATAGGTTCAGGTTTATATATATGTATATTGTTTATCAAATCTGACATAAGATTATTTGTTATTATATCTAATGCCATAAGTACTTTAACGCTTGTTCTTGTAGGGTATGATATACCAACTAATCTAGCATTATTTATAGAATTTACTACTTTTTCTTTTAATAATCTATTTTCTTCTATTATACTGTATATATTATCTTCACTGTCTATAGGTATATTTCCCAATGTGTCGTATAAAGTTTTCATAGTTTCTTCTTCAGCCTGCTGCTGCAATATTAATAATGCTTCAGGGTGTAAGCGAGTATCTGTAACAAAATCGGCTGTTGCATCCGCATATATTGTATATGTAGTATAGTCAACTCTTCCTTCACCTATATTAACTAATATATTATTATTAGTTAAAGATAGATATTGCGGAAAAAGAAGCATATTTATAGTAATAAATAGTAAAATAACCTTGATATTCATATAAACTCCAATATACTGTAAATATTCTCGGTTTATAAAAAAAATACTTAAAGGTATTTTTTATAAGTTATCTTCTTTTTTCTAATTTTTGCAGATAATTTGATACATTTATATAGCCATTATATTTCATAACTTCATAAGGCTTTAAACCTATTGAGTTAACGTCTGTATAATTCATATCATTATAAATAAGATATCTTGCTATATCTATTTTTGTGGCATAAAACATAGCATTCTGCCCCCAATCATCTTTTTCATTAATATCAACTTTCAAATCTTCTACTAAATATTTTATTAATAAAAGATGCTCATTTTCAACAGCATACATAAGAATAGTTTTTCCTAGTATATCTCTTTTACTAATATCAGCACCATTTTTTATAAGAAGTTTTACTGAATATAAATCTCCGTACTCGCATGCATAATGAAGTGCTGTTTTACCATTATTATCAGCAATATTTACATCAGCATTGTTATTAATAAGAAGATTCATTATATATGGATAATGTGCGGAAAGTATTAAAGCATTTTCTCCATTATTATTAGTTATAGATATATCAGCTTTTTTTTCTACCAAATAATCAGCCAAATCATAATATCCTATGGCTACAGCTTCCATAAGAAGAGTATTGCCGTTTTTATTTACAGCATTAATATCTCCGTTATTATCTAAATATTTATCTATTCTTTCTATAATATCAGATAATTCATTTTTATGATTTATGTAATCAAATATAGTAGGCTTTTTTGGGATATTCGAATATTCTATATTTTCATAAGTTTCATAATCGGCAGCATCTATTATATTGTCGAATGAATTAGGCATCAGACATTTGCATATTATTAACACTAAAATAAAATATTTCTTCAATAGCAAACTCCTATTTATTAATAAAAATTATTTTAATTATTTTCAATTTTTTCTAATTCGCTAAGCATAAACTCCAAATCAGCTATAACTTTATCCTCTTCTTTTTGATTCCTTAAAATATAAGCAGGGTGATAAGTTGCTATTACAGGCACATCTTTTCCATTATTATTGTAATAATGCACTTTATTTCTAGCTTTTCCGAATGGGGTTTTTAAATCAAAATCTATTAAATTACCGAATCCATGACGTCCTAATGCACATATTATTTTAGGATTAAGTATTTTTAACTGATTTACAAAATAATCTCTGCAATTAGCTTTTTCTTCAGGCAAAGGATCTCTGTTTTCAGGAGGACGGCATTTCAAAGCATTCATAATATAATATTTTTTATTATTGATATTCATTCTTTCAATCCATTTATCCAATAATTTTCCGCCTCTTCCTACAAATGGAAGTCCTTGTTTATCCTCGTCAGCTCCAGGTGCCTCTCCGACAAATACTATATCAGGTTCTTCATATCCTCTTCCGAATACTACATTTAATCTGCTATTACATAAAGCCTCGCATTTCATACATTTTTCAACTTCGCTATATATTTTTTTTAATTCTTCATTCTTTATTTCTTTCATTGATTCTATGCCTTTATCATTAATATCTTTTTCTTCTTTTTTTACTGCTTTCACTGCTTTTTTTGGATTTCTTAATATTATTTTTTTATTATGCTGAGAGCAAACTACATTTGAGAATTTTATTTTATTCTGCTGTAAAAAATAGCTTTCCATTTTATTCATATTAATAAATCCTAAATATCATTTTTAAAACATTATTTGTATTATACAATAAAATGGAATTTATTAAAAATTTTTTATTTATTAATTAACTTATAGACTGATTATGTAGATATGACTAAAGATTTTTTATTTTTATTATAGGTTTTCTATTTCTTGTATACTTAAGCCTGTTAATTCACTGATAAGATTTAAATCCATATCTCTATCTTTCATATTCTTTGCCATAAATATTGCTTTATTTTTTTCTTCTTGTTCTATTCCTTTTTCAAGACCTTCTTTAAGACCTTCTTCTCTGCCTTTTATTCTTTCTTCATTTAATGCCAATATATCAAAATAATTCTTCTCATATTCCGCATAATTTTCAAATAAATCTTTTGTATTTACAAATTTATTATATTCATCATAAACTTCTTTCATTATAGGATTTT
It contains:
- a CDS encoding transketolase family protein; its protein translation is MEKKAIRNAYGEALKRLGEINKNVVVLDADLSGSTMTKLFKSAFPDRFFNMGIAEQNMIGAAAGLAIEGKIPFASTFAMFGAGRAFEIIRNSICYPKLNVKVAVTHAGISVGEDGASHQSIEDISLMRSIPNMTVIVPCDAVEAEKAVFAAAEFDGPCYLRMARPATNIITNQDTPFKIGKANVLREGKDVCIFACGIVVAEALEAAQMAEKDGISVTVVDIHTIKPIDREIIVEMAKKHKKLISVEEHSIIGGLGSAISEVLTDEYPANLIRIGMKDTFGESGTVEELICKYGLDAKSIYNIVK
- a CDS encoding PTS sugar transporter subunit IIA, giving the protein MSLIDYINKDSIMIDVQETEKERLLSKMVERLDECKLLLNKNDAEHAIMAREQLMSTGVGNGIAIPHAKTDAVKSIVLSVATIKNGINYKSVDKKKVFAVFMLLAPKTSASENLKVLTAIAKILRDNPHFLEKLINVEKPEEIMELIAKEEMKI
- a CDS encoding (2Fe-2S)-binding protein, whose amino-acid sequence is MFEKNLNSTICFCKNIKYKEVIDAIKENNYTTLEEVMHHTKAGITCWSCRGDIKDLLEEYKKTGKILSIKNQ
- the hpf gene encoding ribosome hibernation-promoting factor, HPF/YfiA family; translation: MHQNIIGKNVRITKNVREHIANKMQNIKIHADRIIDANIICDYMHGEYTVQGTIAFGKKVFHDKEKEKDLYVAIDAMFQKIEREIRKSKERNIDRSQRAVVDKSVQAEDDDDAYSINSVGIYEKPLDELDAVLHFNSDKKPYMAYLPIKQGEDLFSIKIGKFPVFLFKGNDNKVLEIYNKDEEYWNIDEVSVTPDNHIDASKSENYLIKEYNVSEAVNYLTENTDKKFVVYISSITEQAEALYKESDNSFVLIRMFDI
- the rsmH gene encoding 16S rRNA (cytosine(1402)-N(4))-methyltransferase RsmH yields the protein MDNNEELEIVHTPVMLKEVLSFIPENAKIAVDATLGEGGHTKAMLDLNLEVHSFERDSAILEIAKKRLKNYDKFHYYNNTYDKMMEELDDSIIGNVNFMLYDLGVSLFHFKKAERGFSFKDNVRLDMRLGLNEKSAYDVINGYSEEELERIFRDYGEINNARKMANIIIKERNRRKIETSRELENIIFHNTDKAQRYGKIHPATLVFQAIRIEVNDELNILEKSIMNIPSILKENGVVVVMSYHSLEDRIIKRFFKENEKTKNKDGIFKLLNNKVKLPTNEEIKSNPASRSAKMRIAQKV
- the hprK gene encoding HPr(Ser) kinase/phosphatase, with amino-acid sequence MPKISVSKFLELNELKNNTLKIRRLTGLIGMENDILGYDINRPGMALFKYFKDFAYQRIQILGKGEANYIITLDEENKIDVFEEMLSYKIPICIFTYNINPPESFIEIAKKNNICVIISELKTSDMIRGIEALIEEEFVESFTIHGGLVEVFGVGVLILGKSGVGKSEATLELISKGHRLISDDIVEFKKLKDGRIIGRKNEYIKHNMEVRGIGVVDISRLSGMSAIRDKKRLDLIIELEHWKDDEQYDRMGLFDKTYSILNTEVPYQKIPVRSGRNVCILIETAAKNYRLKQMGYNSAKELDKALIAQIEKKKTDNTNNY
- a CDS encoding (2Fe-2S)-binding protein; its protein translation is MSNNDFICKCKELSIEEIKYLEKEHGIKTLKELVKHTKAGTECGGCRNKLKEMFKFNLK
- a CDS encoding HdeD family acid-resistance protein, encoding MGKLGRVLWLIFGILLIISGIATLFNPIETVLMLAYIIGFLTIFSGISAIFYYFSLRDKSGSTLILLDGIVSTICGIIIISNLQISGAFVPYMAAFFVIVRGVVAISSSIELKKFGYNQWGLSMFSGILTLIAGIILTFNPILGAVYVSVVLGLGLILYGIITLQLWFAFDKFFKI